In the genome of Burkholderiales bacterium, one region contains:
- a CDS encoding EAL domain-containing protein, translating into MQLTTRPLLHATHDEVFIGRQPILDGQQRIVGYELLFRDAASASRANVTDDLMAGTQVLVNTLSNMGVEWLFGDRIAFLNVSAPMLESDFLELLPARRIVLEILEDVTPTAELLERLKTLRAQGFTLALDDYAGNPALDPLLPLVTFVKLDVLALPQERLPALVSALRRHPVKLVAERVETRAAYNLCRSLKFDLYQGFYFARPETLSARVIHPGQALVLELLNKVRANADIGEIEKGFKRDVALSFKLLRYINSVGFGLSCEIQSIRHALAILGYQQLYRWLTLLVVTASESSTPPALMKTAVTRGRLTELLGEGLLDRQDRDNLFIVGIFSLLDAMLEMPMEQILEKLHLPESVAEALLHREGVYGPFLQLAEACEGADTTRMRELAQALTLDPERVNTAHIQALAWVEELGI; encoded by the coding sequence ATGCAACTGACGACCCGCCCTCTGCTCCACGCGACCCACGACGAGGTTTTCATCGGCCGCCAGCCCATCCTCGACGGGCAGCAGCGCATCGTCGGCTATGAACTCCTCTTCCGCGATGCCGCTTCCGCCAGCCGGGCGAATGTCACCGACGACCTCATGGCCGGCACCCAGGTGCTGGTGAACACCCTCAGCAACATGGGCGTGGAATGGCTCTTCGGTGACCGCATCGCGTTCCTCAACGTCTCCGCGCCCATGCTGGAAAGCGATTTCCTCGAGCTGTTGCCGGCGCGGCGCATCGTGCTGGAGATTCTGGAGGACGTCACACCGACAGCGGAACTCCTGGAGCGGCTGAAAACCCTGCGGGCGCAGGGCTTCACCCTGGCCCTGGACGATTACGCTGGCAACCCCGCCCTCGATCCCCTGCTACCCCTCGTCACCTTCGTCAAGCTGGACGTGCTCGCCCTGCCCCAGGAGCGGCTACCGGCCCTGGTCAGTGCCCTGCGCCGGCATCCGGTGAAGCTGGTCGCCGAGCGCGTGGAGACCCGCGCCGCCTATAACCTCTGCCGCTCCCTCAAGTTCGATCTCTATCAGGGCTTTTATTTCGCCCGGCCGGAAACCTTGAGCGCGCGGGTCATTCACCCCGGTCAGGCGCTGGTGCTGGAGCTGCTCAACAAGGTCCGCGCCAATGCCGACATCGGGGAAATCGAGAAGGGCTTCAAGCGCGATGTTGCCCTCTCCTTCAAGCTGCTGCGCTATATCAATTCGGTGGGCTTCGGTCTGTCCTGCGAGATCCAGTCCATCCGTCACGCCCTCGCCATCCTCGGCTACCAGCAGCTCTACCGCTGGCTCACCCTGCTGGTGGTGACGGCAAGTGAAAGCTCGACGCCGCCGGCGCTGATGAAAACCGCCGTCACCCGCGGCCGCCTCACCGAACTTTTGGGCGAGGGCCTGTTGGACCGGCAGGACCGGGACAACCTGTTCATCGTCGGCATCTTCTCCCTGCTTGATGCCATGCTGGAAATGCCCATGGAGCAGATCCTGGAAAAGCTCCATCTACCGGAATCCGTTGCCGAGGCGCTGCTGCACCGGGAAGGCGTGTATGGCCCCTTCCTGCAGCTTGCCGAGGCCTGTGAGGGGGCGGACACCACCCGCATGCGGGAACTGGCGCAGGCATTGACCCTCGATCCGGAACGGGTCAACACCGCCCACATTCAGGCACTGGCCTGGGTGGAAGAGCTGGGCATCTAA
- a CDS encoding spore maturation protein translates to MNAIWAGFVLVALAGTLVQAVFLGHPEVAAAVMQRLFDDSRLAFEVALGLTGVMSLWLGLMRIGEAGGFLNALTRLLSPLFTRLMPEVPRDHPAQGAVVMNLAANVLGLDNAATPLGLKAMRELNRLNPQPETASNAQILFLVLNASSVTVLPVTIFTYRAQMGAANPTDVFIPILIATSCSTLVGLISVAVVQRLRLFDPVVMLYLGGAALLLGGLMAYFGTLPAAEMQRQSALLTHAILLGLIAAFLLAALWRRVPLYETFLDGAKEGFQVAVGIIPYLVAMLVAIGMLRASGVLELLLSGIRGWATAAGLDTRFVDALPTAFIKPLSGSGARAMMVETMRTFGPDSLAGRLSAVIQGSTETTFYVLAVYFGAVGIRRARHAVACALLADLAGVVAAILVTYWFFA, encoded by the coding sequence GTGAACGCCATCTGGGCGGGCTTCGTCCTCGTCGCCCTGGCCGGCACCCTGGTGCAGGCAGTCTTCCTGGGCCACCCGGAGGTGGCGGCCGCGGTGATGCAGCGGCTTTTCGATGACAGCAGGCTCGCCTTCGAGGTGGCGCTGGGCCTCACGGGTGTGATGAGCCTGTGGCTCGGCCTCATGCGCATCGGCGAGGCGGGCGGTTTCCTCAACGCCCTCACCCGGCTTCTGTCGCCCCTTTTTACCCGCCTGATGCCGGAAGTGCCCCGCGATCACCCGGCCCAGGGGGCGGTGGTGATGAATCTGGCGGCCAATGTGCTGGGCCTGGACAACGCCGCCACGCCGCTGGGCCTCAAGGCCATGCGGGAGCTAAACCGTCTGAATCCGCAGCCGGAGACGGCGAGCAACGCCCAGATTCTTTTCCTGGTGCTCAATGCCTCTTCGGTGACGGTGCTTCCCGTCACCATCTTCACCTATCGCGCCCAGATGGGGGCGGCCAATCCCACCGATGTCTTCATCCCCATCCTCATTGCCACCTCCTGTTCCACCCTGGTGGGGCTGATCAGTGTGGCAGTGGTGCAGCGGCTGCGCCTCTTCGACCCCGTCGTGATGCTCTATCTGGGCGGAGCGGCGCTCCTTTTGGGGGGACTCATGGCGTATTTCGGCACCCTGCCGGCGGCGGAGATGCAAAGACAGTCGGCCCTCCTCACCCATGCCATTCTGCTGGGTCTCATCGCCGCTTTTCTGCTCGCCGCTCTGTGGCGCCGGGTGCCGCTCTACGAGACTTTTCTCGACGGGGCGAAGGAGGGTTTCCAGGTGGCGGTGGGCATCATCCCCTATCTGGTGGCCATGCTGGTGGCGATTGGCATGTTGCGGGCAAGTGGCGTGCTGGAGCTCCTGCTTTCCGGCATCCGCGGCTGGGCCACCGCCGCGGGCCTGGACACGCGCTTCGTCGATGCTCTGCCGACGGCCTTCATCAAGCCGCTTTCGGGCAGCGGGGCACGGGCCATGATGGTGGAGACCATGCGCACCTTCGGGCCCGACTCCCTGGCCGGGCGCCTTTCGGCGGTGATCCAGGGCAGCACGGAGACCACCTTCTATGTGCTGGCGGTGTATTTCGGCGCGGTGGGGATAAGGCGCGCGCGGCACGCGGTGGCCTGCGCCCTGTTGGCCGATCTGGCCGGCGTGGTGGCGGCGATTCTGGTGACCTACTGGTTCTTTGCCTGA